In a genomic window of Streptomyces katrae:
- a CDS encoding class III extradiol dioxygenase subunit B-like domain-containing protein: MLVAAAVCPAPPLLVPEVAAGAAAELDDARTACSDALAVLAASRPDVLVVVGSCDADHQGPYPQGSRGSFHGFGADIEVRLGEGEEGPRLLPASLAVGAWLLGRARWGAAPVEGIGVAASLEAARCLETGRELAAADERVALLVMGDGSACRTLKAPGYLDDRAAAFDAAAGRALGSADTDVLAALDPVLAAELQAAGRAPWQVLAGAAEGAGLGGRLLYEDAPYGVGYFVAAWS; this comes from the coding sequence ATGCTCGTAGCCGCCGCCGTCTGCCCCGCCCCGCCGCTCCTCGTGCCGGAGGTCGCCGCGGGCGCCGCCGCCGAACTCGACGACGCCCGTACCGCCTGCTCCGACGCGCTCGCCGTGCTGGCCGCCTCCCGGCCCGACGTGCTGGTCGTGGTCGGCTCCTGCGACGCCGACCACCAGGGGCCGTATCCGCAGGGCTCCCGCGGCTCCTTCCACGGCTTCGGCGCCGACATCGAGGTCCGGCTCGGCGAGGGCGAGGAGGGGCCGCGCCTGCTGCCGGCCTCCCTGGCCGTCGGCGCCTGGCTGCTGGGCCGCGCGCGCTGGGGCGCCGCCCCCGTCGAGGGGATCGGGGTCGCCGCCTCGCTGGAGGCCGCGCGCTGCCTGGAGACGGGCCGTGAGCTCGCCGCGGCCGACGAGCGGGTCGCGCTGCTGGTCATGGGCGACGGCAGCGCCTGCCGCACGCTCAAGGCCCCGGGCTACCTCGACGACCGCGCCGCCGCCTTCGACGCCGCCGCGGGCCGGGCCCTGGGCTCCGCCGACACCGACGTGCTGGCCGCGCTGGACCCCGTGCTCGCCGCCGAGCTCCAGGCGGCCGGGCGGGCGCCGTGGCAGGTGCTCGCGGGCGCCGCCGAAGGCGCGGGCCTGGGCGGACGGCTGCTGTACGAGGACGCCCCCTACGGGGTCGGCTACTTCGTGGCCGCCTGGTCCTGA
- a CDS encoding antitoxin, which translates to MGLLDNLKAKLAPAKEKVGDLAQKHEGRIGEGLDKVAKVVDSKTHGKYSDRITTGTDKAKDALGKVAHKDAPGGPTPPAAS; encoded by the coding sequence ATGGGCCTGCTCGACAATCTGAAGGCCAAGCTCGCTCCGGCCAAGGAGAAGGTCGGCGACCTCGCGCAGAAGCACGAGGGCAGGATCGGCGAGGGCCTGGACAAGGTCGCCAAGGTCGTGGACTCCAAGACCCATGGCAAGTACAGCGACCGGATCACGACCGGTACGGACAAGGCGAAGGACGCCCTGGGCAAGGTCGCGCACAAGGACGCCCCTGGCGGGCCGACGCCGCCGGCGGCTTCCTGA
- a CDS encoding gliding motility protein, with amino-acid sequence MTEEVAAEAAAAETPAAATEPADGAGEDEAAAAGAPAAEAAVEIPKQQSAEVAADSEAGEGART; translated from the coding sequence GTGACCGAGGAGGTCGCGGCCGAGGCCGCCGCGGCGGAGACGCCGGCCGCGGCGACCGAGCCGGCCGACGGTGCCGGGGAGGACGAGGCGGCTGCGGCCGGGGCTCCCGCGGCGGAGGCCGCCGTGGAGATTCCCAAGCAGCAGTCGGCGGAGGTGGCCGCGGACAGCGAGGCCGGCGAGGGCGCCCGTACGTAG
- the miaA gene encoding tRNA (adenosine(37)-N6)-dimethylallyltransferase MiaA produces the protein MRNAAPAPRVIAVVGPTAAGKSDLGVALARHFDGEVVNADSMQLYRGMDIGTAKLTMDERGGVPHHLLDIWDVTETASVAEYQRLARAEIDKLLAQGRTPVLVGGSGLYVRGALDAMEFPGTDPEVRARLEEEATLRGPGALHARLAAADPAAAAAILPSNSRRIVRALEVIEITGKPFTANLPGHESVYDTVQIGVDVARPELDERIATRVDRMWEAGLVDEVRALEAQGLREGITASRALGYQQVLAALAGECTEDEARAETVRATKRFARRQDSWFRRDPRVHWLSGAAADRGELPGLAQSLVERAVTA, from the coding sequence GTGAGGAATGCAGCCCCCGCCCCGCGGGTCATCGCCGTCGTCGGTCCCACCGCGGCCGGAAAGTCCGACCTGGGCGTCGCCCTGGCCCGCCACTTCGACGGGGAGGTCGTCAACGCCGACTCCATGCAGCTCTACCGGGGGATGGACATCGGCACCGCCAAGCTGACGATGGACGAGCGCGGCGGCGTTCCCCACCACCTCCTCGACATCTGGGACGTCACCGAGACCGCCAGCGTCGCCGAGTACCAGCGCCTCGCCCGCGCCGAGATCGACAAGCTCCTCGCCCAGGGCCGCACCCCGGTCCTCGTCGGCGGATCCGGGCTCTACGTCCGCGGCGCCCTCGACGCCATGGAGTTCCCCGGCACCGACCCCGAGGTCCGCGCCCGGCTGGAGGAGGAGGCCACCCTGCGCGGCCCCGGCGCCCTGCACGCCCGCCTCGCCGCCGCCGACCCGGCCGCGGCCGCCGCGATCCTGCCCAGCAACTCCCGCCGCATCGTCCGGGCCCTCGAAGTGATCGAGATCACCGGCAAGCCCTTCACCGCCAACCTCCCCGGCCACGAGTCCGTCTACGACACCGTCCAGATCGGCGTCGACGTGGCCCGCCCCGAGCTCGACGAGCGCATCGCGACGCGCGTCGACCGCATGTGGGAGGCCGGACTGGTCGACGAGGTCCGCGCCCTGGAGGCGCAGGGCCTGCGCGAGGGCATCACCGCCTCCCGCGCCCTGGGCTACCAGCAGGTGCTGGCCGCCCTCGCCGGCGAGTGCACCGAGGACGAGGCCAGGGCGGAGACCGTACGGGCCACCAAGCGCTTCGCCCGCCGCCAGGACTCCTGGTTCCGCCGCGACCCCCGCGTCCACTGGCTCAGCGGAGCAGCCGCCGACCGCGGGGAACTCCCCGGACTCGCGCAGTCGTTGGTCGAACGAGCGGTCACAGCCTGA